The proteins below are encoded in one region of Pelagibacterium flavum:
- a CDS encoding tetratricopeptide repeat protein has product MRISAALLAGLVMLSPISATAQSEQMDEALDISRMLLNPPEGVDLAYGAFQRGYYLTALRLAERRAATGDAVAQTLIGEIHANGLGVPQDIPRAITWYAQADQNGDIQATFQLAMLYQTGAGVPRNRERAAALFKKAAEGGHMAAKYNLGLLHVEGTYAEPNLVEAAALIGEAAEAGLAEAQYDYAIMLLEGAGVAPDTARALELLEMAAEQGLPEAQVEYATLLYMGARDGTRDAQGAARWYGRAAEAGNAVGQVRYAMMLAAAEGIEEDIETAAMYRILARRQGLTEDALDQMLRGVDPATLAQAEERARYWPGLPPSADPAPQTREAPAVEPMPGNLDTVPVPLDDLTNPG; this is encoded by the coding sequence ATGAGAATATCTGCAGCGCTCCTTGCCGGATTGGTGATGCTTTCGCCCATCTCCGCGACGGCCCAGTCCGAGCAGATGGACGAGGCCCTCGACATATCGCGCATGCTGCTCAACCCGCCCGAGGGAGTGGATCTGGCCTATGGCGCTTTCCAGCGTGGTTATTATCTGACCGCCCTGCGATTGGCCGAACGCCGCGCCGCCACCGGCGACGCCGTGGCCCAGACCCTGATCGGGGAAATTCACGCCAATGGGTTGGGCGTCCCCCAGGACATCCCCCGCGCCATCACCTGGTATGCCCAGGCCGACCAGAATGGCGATATCCAGGCGACCTTTCAGCTCGCCATGCTCTACCAGACCGGCGCCGGCGTGCCGCGTAACCGCGAACGCGCCGCCGCCCTGTTCAAGAAAGCCGCCGAGGGCGGCCACATGGCGGCCAAATACAATCTGGGCCTGCTCCATGTCGAGGGAACCTATGCCGAACCCAACCTGGTCGAAGCGGCTGCATTGATCGGTGAGGCAGCGGAAGCCGGTCTGGCAGAAGCCCAATACGACTACGCTATCATGCTGCTCGAAGGGGCCGGTGTTGCGCCCGATACCGCCAGAGCGCTCGAGCTGCTCGAAATGGCCGCGGAGCAGGGCTTGCCCGAAGCGCAGGTCGAATACGCCACCTTGCTCTATATGGGTGCCCGCGACGGCACACGGGATGCGCAAGGCGCCGCCCGTTGGTATGGCCGCGCCGCCGAGGCGGGCAATGCGGTGGGTCAGGTTCGCTATGCAATGATGCTGGCTGCCGCCGAAGGGATAGAAGAGGATATCGAAACCGCCGCCATGTACCGCATTCTGGCCCGCCGGCAGGGTTTGACGGAAGACGCGCTCGACCAGATGTTGCGCGGCGTCGACCCCGCGACCCTTGCCCAAGCCGAGGAAAGAGCACGCTACTGGCCCGGCCTTCCCCCATCGGCGGATCCGGCGCCGCAGACCCGGGAGGCCCCGGCGGTCGAGCCCATGCCCGGCAATCTCGACACCGTCCCGGTGCCCCTTGACGATCTTACCAACCCCGGATAA
- a CDS encoding thiamine phosphate synthase, producing MAEIFLIAEPEITVERLEATLARLPAAALLLKAGEEDDFAYTDRAKTLARIAQKRNCAVLLDNRPDLVRKAYVDGVHMSGGIKALRDAIDELKPDFIVGTGDIGSRHEAMTRGELEIDYLMFGDRDDVDGREMADWWAETFEVPSVYFAKASQDLSGLKSEFAAFAEAEWDKIVPGDAA from the coding sequence ATGGCAGAAATATTTCTCATCGCAGAGCCGGAGATCACGGTTGAACGGCTCGAAGCCACCTTGGCACGCCTGCCGGCCGCCGCGCTTTTGCTCAAGGCCGGAGAGGAAGACGATTTCGCCTACACCGATCGCGCCAAAACACTGGCCAGGATCGCCCAGAAGCGCAATTGCGCCGTGCTGCTCGATAACCGTCCCGACCTGGTCCGGAAAGCCTATGTCGATGGGGTGCATATGTCGGGCGGCATAAAGGCGTTGCGCGACGCTATCGACGAACTCAAACCCGATTTCATCGTGGGCACCGGCGATATCGGCTCGCGGCACGAGGCCATGACCCGGGGCGAGCTTGAGATCGACTACCTGATGTTTGGCGACCGTGACGATGTGGATGGGCGCGAGATGGCCGATTGGTGGGCCGAAACGTTCGAGGTGCCTTCGGTCTATTTCGCCAAGGCGTCCCAAGACCTCTCCGGACTGAAATCAGAATTTGCCGCCTTTGCTGAGGCCGAATGGGACAAAATCGTGCCCGGAGATGCCGCATGA